From the Methanocaldococcus fervens AG86 genome, the window GTAACTCTTCAAGGACTTCAATAACCTCATACTCTTTTCCATCCTTTGAAAATTTATCCCCTGCTTTTCTTTCATCCAACTCAGCGGTAAAGTATGTTTCTTTTCCATCTATTTTACCAAATATTAAGTCAAATCCCCATCTTTTTAATGACTTTAATTTAAATTCCCTCTCTTTCTCTGGATTTCCTAATGTTTCAAAAACTAATGTATTTATCATTTCAACTTCTTTTGCATCCACTACCAAAATATCACCTTTTATTCATATTTTTTGCTAATATTTTCATTTTCTATTTTTAAATGTGTTTGAAGTTCTATATATACTTTTCTATAATCTATAAATTTACAGATTTATTTAATTACAGTTACTGATAAAAGTATAAATGAAACTAACGCATTAAAATTCTTTAGGTGATTATCATGAGATACAAGAAAGTGCCAGTTAAAAAGATAGTGAATAATATTATTGATGAATGTGATGTTATTTTATTAGTATTAGATGCGAGAGACCCAGAGATGACGAGAAACAGAGAGTTAGAGAAGAAAATTAAATTAAAAGGTAAAAAATTAATTTACGTATTGAATAAAGCTGATTTGGTTCCAAAAGAGATTTTAGAAAAATGGAAAAAAATTTTTGGAGAAAATACTGTTTTTGTATCTGCTAAAAGAAGATTAGGAACAAAAATTTTAAGAGAGATGATTAAAAAATCTTTAAAAGAAATGGGTAAAAAAGAGGGTAAAGTAGGAATTGTGGGCTATCCAAACGTTGGGAAATCTTCCATTATAAATGCTTTAACTGGAAAGAGAAAGGCATTAACTGGAAGTGTAGCTGGGTTAACCAAAGGAGAGCAGTGGGTTAGATTAACTAAAAATATTAAGCTAATGGATACTCCGGGAGTTTTAGAGATGAGGGATGAAGATGATTTAGTCATAAGTGGTGCTTTAAGATTGGAAAAAGTTGAAAATCCCATCCCTCCAGCTTTAAAAATTTTAACTAGGATAGATAATTTTGATAACACAATATTAAAGGAGTATTTTGGTGTTGATTATGAAAAAGTTGATGAAGAGTTGTTAAAAAAGATTGGAGATAAGAGAGGATATTTAGCTAAAGGTGGAGAAGTGGATTTAATTAGAACTGCTAAAACAATTATAAAAGAGTATCAAGATGGAAAACTCAACTATTACAGAGTAGATTTAAAGAAATACGGTCAGGATAGAGAAAGAGATATATCATTCATAACCAAATATTTGAAGGATTTTCCATTTATTGAAGATGCTAAAATGGTTGTAACTCATTTAAAAGATTTTGATGAGCTTTACAAAAAAATAAAAAAACCGGTATTAGGTTTTGAAGAGATAGAAGGAAATGTAGTTGTTGTATCCTTTGGAGAGAAAACAAAAGACGCATGTAGGAAAAAAGTAGAAAATCTATGTAAAGAGAAAAATATAGAGGTTTTTTCTAAGTTTGGGGACAAAATTGGTGCTAACAACATCTACATAGCTGTTGGTAAATTTAAGCAGTGAAATAACCATAACCTATTTATATTTTAATTATATCAATTTGTCATTAATGATAATGATAAATTACTGGTGACAGTGATGATTAAAAAAACGGCAAGGAAAAAATGCATTCATGTAATGCTCGTCTATACCGGCGGATGCAACGCATGTGATATTGAAGTTGTTAATGCCATATTTTCTCCTTTTTATGATGCTGAGCAGTATAATGTTTTTTTAACATTTAACCCAAGAGAGGCGGATATTTTAGTTGTTACTGGATGCGTAACTAAAACTGTTGCCGAATCTTTAAAAAAGATTTATGAGAAGATTCCCGAGCCTAAAGCTGTTGTTGCCGTTGGAGCGTGTGCATTGATGGGAGGAGTTTATAAAAATATAGGGGGAGATTTGGGAACATCAGACTTTGTAGCTGGACCTGTTGAAAATATCATTCCAGTAGATGTTAAAGTGCCTGGATGTGCTCCAAGACCTGAAGATATTATAACTGGAATAATTAGGGCATTACCTAAAGTTATTGAGGGATAATTATGATTGATGAAATAGTTTCAATAATTGGCATTCCTGCTTTAGCATTTGCAATCTCCACATATATCCCCGGAATTCAAAGAAAAATAGAGGCAAGGATACAGCAAAGAATAGGGCCAAGTATATTAGCTCCTGGATTTTGGGCACTTTTTAAATTTTTGTATAAGGAAGTAAAAACACCAGATGCAAATTTACCAAGATTATACAACTTATTACCTTTATTATCTATAACTGTGTTGTGGATACTGTTAGCAATAACATCGTTAACCTCATTTCATATTTTATCCAACGAGATTGGTATTGTTGGTTTGCTAAAATTGGAGGAGATGATGTATGTCATTCTCGGCTCTTTAGCGTTTTCAATTATGGGCTGGAGAATGCCATTTATAGATGAATGTAAAGGAACTTCATTCATAAAAACCTTAAAACTTTCATTGGAACAATTGGGGGCAGTAAGGAGCTTTAAAATGATAACCATTGGTTCATTTCCATTTTACTTAGCTACATTCTTACCATTTGTTCAAAAAAAGAGTATATTTTTAAAAGATGTAATTGGCGAGCCATTTTTATTCTCATTGGCTGGAATATTTGGGGCGATATGTTACTTTATAGGTTATGTTATAATGGTTAAGGAGTATCCTTTTTCAATAACACACACAAAGGCAGATGTTATTGAAGGACCTGCAATGGAATTGATGGCTAAGTATAGGGCTTTGTATTTGGCAAGTAAGGAGCTTTTATTAATAACTTTGGGAAGTTTATTCGCCACTTTATATTTAGGAATACCTCCAGATATACAAAATCCAATAACAATAGTTGAGAACTTTGTCATAGCAATAATATTCCCTATATTGGCTACATTTGTTAGAGCGTTCTCTCCAGTACTCTTATTTAAGCAGATATATCCTATGTCCTATATTGCAACGTTAATTGGAGTTGTTGGATTTATCTTTGCCCTGCTCGGCTGGTAAGTACTCTTCTTTCATTTTAACAACAACCACTGGAGTATGTTCAAGCTTTTCCAAAATCTCTTCAGTTATGATATAGCTGTTGTATTTCTCCAAAACTTCGTTTATGTTTTTTATTGTTTTATGAACTCTATCGCAAATAAATGCTATTCTAACAAGCTCATAAATTGAATATTTTTTATAATATTTTTCATTTCCAGCTATTGCTAATGGAGTGCATCCTACAAATCCTCCAATTTTTAGAACATCGGCCAATCTTCCAAGTATAAAACCAAAAACACCAATTCCACTAATTATTCCATCTATTGCGTATGGTAAAGCAGTTACATAAAAATTCAAAACTTTATATGTGGCATCGGTATCTGCAACCATAACAACTACATCAACCCCTAACTCTTTTTTTATTTCTTTATATAGCTCTTCAGCCCATTTTTTTGGATTTTTTGGTAGCGGGCAGGCATAAGTTCCGGGAACGTTTGTTAAATCAACACCCCCCTCAGCATAAGGTTTTAAAGCATATCTCAACCCAACAGTTTCTATTATTGTTTGTTTATGCTTTAACGTTTCTTCTTTTGGCATATTCCTTAAATTTTTTATTTTATCTTCTTTAACTTTTAACAGCTTTCCAAGTATATGGCCCCATAAGTATTTTGACCAATAATAGCAAAAATAAGCTAAAATTCCTGGTTTGAAGTTATTTTCATCAACAAAGTTTCCTTCAGCAGTTGAAACCATCTTCTCACTTAAAACAACAAAATCCCCATCCTCTAAACTAATTCCGCTGTTTTTTATAGCTTCAACGACAATTGGAATAAAATTTTCCCCTCTTTTTATGTATTTCGTTTTGATAGGATAAGCTCT encodes:
- a CDS encoding GTPase; this encodes MRYKKVPVKKIVNNIIDECDVILLVLDARDPEMTRNRELEKKIKLKGKKLIYVLNKADLVPKEILEKWKKIFGENTVFVSAKRRLGTKILREMIKKSLKEMGKKEGKVGIVGYPNVGKSSIINALTGKRKALTGSVAGLTKGEQWVRLTKNIKLMDTPGVLEMRDEDDLVISGALRLEKVENPIPPALKILTRIDNFDNTILKEYFGVDYEKVDEELLKKIGDKRGYLAKGGEVDLIRTAKTIIKEYQDGKLNYYRVDLKKYGQDRERDISFITKYLKDFPFIEDAKMVVTHLKDFDELYKKIKKPVLGFEEIEGNVVVVSFGEKTKDACRKKVENLCKEKNIEVFSKFGDKIGANNIYIAVGKFKQ
- a CDS encoding NADH-quinone oxidoreductase subunit B family protein, with the translated sequence MIKKTARKKCIHVMLVYTGGCNACDIEVVNAIFSPFYDAEQYNVFLTFNPREADILVVTGCVTKTVAESLKKIYEKIPEPKAVVAVGACALMGGVYKNIGGDLGTSDFVAGPVENIIPVDVKVPGCAPRPEDIITGIIRALPKVIEG
- a CDS encoding respiratory chain complex I subunit 1 family protein; this translates as MIDEIVSIIGIPALAFAISTYIPGIQRKIEARIQQRIGPSILAPGFWALFKFLYKEVKTPDANLPRLYNLLPLLSITVLWILLAITSLTSFHILSNEIGIVGLLKLEEMMYVILGSLAFSIMGWRMPFIDECKGTSFIKTLKLSLEQLGAVRSFKMITIGSFPFYLATFLPFVQKKSIFLKDVIGEPFLFSLAGIFGAICYFIGYVIMVKEYPFSITHTKADVIEGPAMELMAKYRALYLASKELLLITLGSLFATLYLGIPPDIQNPITIVENFVIAIIFPILATFVRAFSPVLLFKQIYPMSYIATLIGVVGFIFALLGW
- a CDS encoding coenzyme F420-0:L-glutamate ligase, translated to MRAYPIKTKYIKRGENFIPIVVEAIKNSGISLEDGDFVVLSEKMVSTAEGNFVDENNFKPGILAYFCYYWSKYLWGHILGKLLKVKEDKIKNLRNMPKEETLKHKQTIIETVGLRYALKPYAEGGVDLTNVPGTYACPLPKNPKKWAEELYKEIKKELGVDVVVMVADTDATYKVLNFYVTALPYAIDGIISGIGVFGFILGRLADVLKIGGFVGCTPLAIAGNEKYYKKYSIYELVRIAFICDRVHKTIKNINEVLEKYNSYIITEEILEKLEHTPVVVVKMKEEYLPAEQGKDKSNNSN